A stretch of DNA from Acidobacteriota bacterium:
CGCTTGATGATCGACGCCGCCAGCGTGTCGACGAGCGTCTTCAGCCGGAGCGGCCGCGAGAACTCCTCGGTGATGAGCGTGACGGTCGCGCCGGCCGCCTTCCCGATGCCGAGCGCGAGGTGGCCGGCGGTGCGCCCCATCGCGACGACGAAGTACCAGCGCGAGGTGGTGCGCGCGTCCACCATCAGGTTCTTGACGATCTCGACGCCGTAATGGCGCGCCGTCTGGTAACCGAAGGTGTCCACGTACGGCGGCAGATCCAGATCGTTGTCGATCGTCTTCGGCACGTGCACGACGCGCACCCGCCCCTGCGAGTGCTCTTGGACCTTCATCGCGGAGAACGCCGTGTCGTCGCCGCCGATCGTGATGAGCTGCGACACGCCGAGCGCCTGCAGCGAGGACACGACGGTGTCGAGGTGAACGGGGTTCCTGGTCGGGTTCGCTCGGGCCGTGCCGAGAATCGACCCGCCGCGGAAGTGCATGCGGCTCACGGCGTCGTAGTCGAGCGGGCGCACGTGGCTCGTATCGCCCTGCATGATCCACTGGAAGCCGTCCTGGATGCCGAGCACGTCGAGGCCTTCGAGACGCGCGCGGATGGTCGCCGCCGTGATGACGCTGTTGATGCCGGGTGCCGGCCCGCCGCCGACGAGAATGGCCAGTCTGCTGGAATGCGCTTCAGTCATAGGTGTGATCAGTCCGCCGTCATATGAGGGTAGAGGTGCTCGCGAGGCGGCGCGAACGTCTCCTTGGTCGCACGCGCGTTGACCCAGCGGAGCAGGTTGAGCTTCGAGCCGGCCTTGTCGTTCGTGCCCGACGCGCGGGCGCCGCCGAACGGCTGCTGGCCGACGACCGCGCCCGTGGGCTTGTCGTTCACGTAGAAGTTCCCGGCGGCGTACCGCAGCGCGCTCGCCGCGTCGCGAATGGCCTGCCGGTCGGTGGCGAACACGGCGCCGGTCAGCGCGTACGGCGACGTGCGCTCCACGAGCGCGAGCGTGTCGTGCCAGCGCCGGTCCGGGTAGACGTACGCCGTCAGGACCGGACCGAAGATCTCCTCGCGCATCAGCCGATGGCCGGGGTCCGTCGTCTGCACGAGCGTCGGCTCGATGAAGTAGCCCTCGCGCGCATCGGCGCCGCCGCCCTGGAGGATCCGCGCCGTGCGCTTCGCCAGCGCGAGGTAGCCGCTGATCCGGTCGAACGCGGCCCGATCGATCACGGCGCTCAGGAACGTGTCGAACTGCCGGACGTCGCCCAGGCGCATCGTCTTCATCATCGCGATCAGCCGATCGCGCACCGGTCCCCACAACGACCGTGGCACGTACACGCGGCTCGCCGCCGAGCACTTCTGCCCCTGGTACTCGAAGGCGCCGCGGGCGAGCGCGACCGCCACCTCCTGCGGGTCGGCCGACGCGTGCACGATCACGAAGTCCTTGCCGCCGGTCTCACCGACGAGCCGCGGGTAGGATCGGTAGCGCCCCACGTCGCGGCCGACGGCCGCCCACATGCCGTTGAACACGGCCGTCGATCCGGTGAAGTGCACGCCGGCCAGGTCGCGCGAGGCGAGCACGACGTCCGTGATGGCCGCCGCGTCGCCGGGCACGAGGTTGATCACGCCGGCCGGCAGGCCCGCCGCCATCAACGCCTGCATCACGGAGTAGGCGCTGGCGACGGTGGTCGACGCCGGCTTCCAGATCGCCACGCCGCCCATCATCACCGGCGCGGTGGCCAGATTGCCCCCGATGGCGGTGAAGTTGAACGGCGACACGGCGTAGACGAAGCCTTCGAGCGGCCGGTACTCCGACTGGTTCCACACGCCGGCCGAGTTGCCCGGCTGCTCGGCGTAGAGGTCCGCCGCGAACGCCGCGTTGAACCGGAGGAAGTCCACGAGCTCGCAGGCGGCGTCGATCTCCGACTGGTGCACCGTCTTGCCCTGGCCGAGCATCGTCGCGCTGTTGACCGTGGCGCGCCAGCGGGTCGCGAGGAGCTCGGCGGCCTTGAGCAGCACGGCCACGCGATCTTCCCAGGGCCAGGCCGACCACGCACGGTGCGCCGCGAGTGCGGCATCGATCGCGCGGCGCACGTGGCGCGGCTCGGCCGCGTGCCACCGCGCGAGCACGGTGTGGTGGCTGAACGGCATCACCGCGTCGCGCGTCGCCGACGTCCTCACCGGCTCGCCGCCGATGATGAGCGGGATCTCCATCGGGCCCGCCGACATCTCGGCGAGGCGCGCCTGCAGTTCGAGACGTTCCGGCGACCCCGAGAGATAGGTCCTGGCCGGCTCGTTGAGCGGAAGCGGAGGTTGCCGTCGCGCCGCCGCGGCGGCGATCGGATCGGCCATAGAAACCGTCATTCTACCGGCCAACGGCCCGGAGCGGACAAGGTCCGCGCCGTCTTTCGGTACAATGTGGGGCCGAGGCGCTTGTGGCACAGGTTCGAGAACGTCTCGAGGGCGGCATCGGGATCATCGAACTCGCCGGCCGGTTGACGGTCAACGATCAACCCGGCCTGTTGAAGGAGGCGGTCGCCCACGTCGTCGATCGGGGCGCGCGTCACGTGCTCGTGGATCTGTCCGGCGTGCCCTACATCGACAGCACGCGGCTCGGCGAGCTCATCGCCGCGCACGTCACGCTCAGCCGCCGCGGCGGCCGGCTGCACCTGTCCGGCACGCCGCGCCGGATCATCGACCTGCTCGTGCTCGCCGGGCTCGCGGACGTGTTCGAGCGGTTCGATTCGCTCGAGGACGCCACGCGCGCGCTCAGCCAGACGCAGCCGTCCTGAGCGGCGCCATCGCACGCGGCGACGGCTGCGGAACGCTAGTCCCGACTCGCCCCCTGGTGGTGCTCGCCGCCCTCGCCGTCGTCTTCCGGCCGGCGGGTCCCGAGCTCCCGATCGAGGTCGAGCAGCGATGCGGGGTCGTCGCGCACCATGTGCAGCTTCGCGACGATCTCGCGCGTCGTCTTCTCTTCCTCGACCTGCTCGGTGATGAACCACTGCAGCTCGGCCATGGCGGCGAAGACCTTCTCGTGGAACGCCAGCTCGTACAGCGCGTCGATCTGGCGGCTGACCTGCTCTTCCTGCGCGAGCGCCGTCTCGAAGACTTCCACGATGGACGGGAACTCGCTGCGCGGCTGATCGATGCCCGGCAGGCGGACGGCGTGGTTGCGCGCGAGCACGAAATCCAGCAGGCGCGTACCGTGGCCGAGCTCTTCCGCGCTCTGCAACCGGAGCCATCGGCCGGCGCCCATGAACTGCCGGTGCTCGCACCAGGCGGCCATCGAGAGATACGAGAACGCCGCGGCGAACTCGGCGCCGATCTGACGGGTAATCGCGTCGAGCAACGCTGGTGTCATGGCGGCAGTATTGTACAGAACCGGGCGCGATGTCGAACCCAGGTATAAGCTCGGGAAAGGCCGCTGATGCCGATTGACGACCTCCCGCTCGACCGCCCGGCGTCGCTGACGCCGGGCGCCGCGCCTCCCCCGTCGCCGTCCCCGTGGCGATGGGTGGTCGTGGGGCTTGGCGGGCTCGCGGCGGGCGCGCTGCTCACCTTCTGGTGGCTCGGCCGATCGCAGCCTCCCACGGCAACGCCGGCGCCGACGACGGCGACCGACATGGCGGTCGCCTCGAATCGCCCGAAGCGACAGTTCCTCAGCCTGCCCTCGCTCGACGCGTCCGATACGCTGCTCGCCGAGCTCGTCGCGACCCTGTCGCGGCACCCCACGCTGTCGCGGCTGCTCGCGACGAAAGGGCTCGTGCGAAGCGCGACGCTGGCCGTCGTCCAGATTGGCGACGGCCGGACGCCGGCCGCCCCGCTCGAGACGCTGCGGCCCGCAACGCGGCTGAGGTTGAGCGGCGCGTCACCGTCGCGCGTCGATCCGAAGAGCTACGCCCGGTGGGATGCCGCCGTCGGCGCCCTCGTCTCGATCTCACCCGCCGACGCCGCGCAGCTCTACGTCAACGTCAAGCCGCTCTTCGACCAGGCCTACATCGAGCTCGGCCATCCGGCAGGCGACTTCGACAACGCGATCGTCGAGGCCATCGCGATGCTCGACGATGTGCCCGAGGATGCCGAGCCGGCGCTGTTGGAGCGGCACACTGGCGGGTACTACGAGCACGTCTCGGACACCTTGAAGGCGCTGCCGCCCGTCCAGAAGCAGTTCCTGCTGATCGGTCCGGACCACCGCCGGAAGATCCAGGCGTGGCTGCACGCTTTTGCCTCGAATCTCGACCTCACCCTACGCTGACCGTCTCCCGATCGGCGCGGCTTCGCACCCGTTCGCGGTCCGGCGCGGTGCGAGCCTGCCCGCCGAGCCACCGACCCGCTGCCGGCCGACGCCGCCCGATGCCCGCCGATGCCCGCCGATGCCCCGCGATGATAGACTGATGCGGTTTTGTCCTGATGAAGGACGCAGACAGGGCCGTGAGGCGCGCCGGGAAACAGGTGAATGACTGAGGCAATCATCAAGCGAAAGAGTTACGACCTGGGATCGATGCTCCCGTTCATTCTGTTGCACGCATCGGTGCTGCTGGCGCTGACGGTGCCGTTCTCGGCGGAGATGATCGCGTGGTTCGCCGGCTCCTACTTCCTCAGGATGTTCGGCGTCACGGGCGGCTACCACCGCTACTTCAGCCATCGCTCCTACAAGCTCAACCGCTTCTGGCAGTTCTGGATGGCGTTTCTCGCGCAGACCTCGGGCCAGAAGGGC
This window harbors:
- a CDS encoding STAS domain-containing protein; its protein translation is MAQVRERLEGGIGIIELAGRLTVNDQPGLLKEAVAHVVDRGARHVLVDLSGVPYIDSTRLGELIAAHVTLSRRGGRLHLSGTPRRIIDLLVLAGLADVFERFDSLEDATRALSQTQPS
- a CDS encoding ferritin, translated to MTPALLDAITRQIGAEFAAAFSYLSMAAWCEHRQFMGAGRWLRLQSAEELGHGTRLLDFVLARNHAVRLPGIDQPRSEFPSIVEVFETALAQEEQVSRQIDALYELAFHEKVFAAMAELQWFITEQVEEEKTTREIVAKLHMVRDDPASLLDLDRELGTRRPEDDGEGGEHHQGASRD
- a CDS encoding 6-phosphofructokinase, producing the protein MTEAHSSRLAILVGGGPAPGINSVITAATIRARLEGLDVLGIQDGFQWIMQGDTSHVRPLDYDAVSRMHFRGGSILGTARANPTRNPVHLDTVVSSLQALGVSQLITIGGDDTAFSAMKVQEHSQGRVRVVHVPKTIDNDLDLPPYVDTFGYQTARHYGVEIVKNLMVDARTTSRWYFVVAMGRTAGHLALGIGKAAGATVTLITEEFSRPLRLKTLVDTLAASIIKRMSLGRRDGVAVIAEGVSLAIDPQDFESLQSAERDEHGHIRLAEINLGEILKARVGARLKELGLKATIAEKNIGYELRCADPIPFDIEYTRDLGYCAAKYLIEGGSASMISLQGGHFVPVPFSQMVDPETGRTRVRLVDIHSTRYAIARRYMVRLRQDDIADADALVRIAEAAKLTPDRFREQFGYLVEQEPAPLVLTDAR
- a CDS encoding DUF3014 domain-containing protein translates to MPIDDLPLDRPASLTPGAAPPPSPSPWRWVVVGLGGLAAGALLTFWWLGRSQPPTATPAPTTATDMAVASNRPKRQFLSLPSLDASDTLLAELVATLSRHPTLSRLLATKGLVRSATLAVVQIGDGRTPAAPLETLRPATRLRLSGASPSRVDPKSYARWDAAVGALVSISPADAAQLYVNVKPLFDQAYIELGHPAGDFDNAIVEAIAMLDDVPEDAEPALLERHTGGYYEHVSDTLKALPPVQKQFLLIGPDHRRKIQAWLHAFASNLDLTLR
- the pruA gene encoding L-glutamate gamma-semialdehyde dehydrogenase; this encodes MADPIAAAAARRQPPLPLNEPARTYLSGSPERLELQARLAEMSAGPMEIPLIIGGEPVRTSATRDAVMPFSHHTVLARWHAAEPRHVRRAIDAALAAHRAWSAWPWEDRVAVLLKAAELLATRWRATVNSATMLGQGKTVHQSEIDAACELVDFLRFNAAFAADLYAEQPGNSAGVWNQSEYRPLEGFVYAVSPFNFTAIGGNLATAPVMMGGVAIWKPASTTVASAYSVMQALMAAGLPAGVINLVPGDAAAITDVVLASRDLAGVHFTGSTAVFNGMWAAVGRDVGRYRSYPRLVGETGGKDFVIVHASADPQEVAVALARGAFEYQGQKCSAASRVYVPRSLWGPVRDRLIAMMKTMRLGDVRQFDTFLSAVIDRAAFDRISGYLALAKRTARILQGGGADAREGYFIEPTLVQTTDPGHRLMREEIFGPVLTAYVYPDRRWHDTLALVERTSPYALTGAVFATDRQAIRDAASALRYAAGNFYVNDKPTGAVVGQQPFGGARASGTNDKAGSKLNLLRWVNARATKETFAPPREHLYPHMTAD